The Candidatus Angelobacter sp. nucleotide sequence ACGGTCGAGCTGGAGCACACCCCGATCAACTTTGAAACTGCAGCCGACTGTTTCGCGCTCATCGCCGGGAACAACTGTGTGCCACTCGCCCGCGTGCCCTGGAACACCGGGGAAAACATCAAACGCGTCCTCGATACCGGCGCTTATGGCATCGTGGTGCCGATGGTCAACTCGCGCGCCGAAGCGGAGGCCGCCGTCCGCGCCGCGCGTTACCAGCCGCTGGGTGAACGCTCGATTGGTGGGCAGATGCACGCAGCGAATTTCGACACCGACCCGGCGACCTATTATGCCCGCGCCAACGACGAGATCCTGGTTGTGGCGATGATCGAGCACGTCAAGGCCATCGAGGCAGCTGACGAAATCTTCAGTGTTCCCGGACTCGACGTCGCGTTCATCGGCCCGAACGATCTGACCAACTCCATGGGCAAAAGGCCGGTGTTCGACAGCGACGACCAACAATTCACCGACGCCGTGGCGCATGTTCTGAAAACGGCGAAAAAATACGGCGTTGCGCCCGGCATCCACGTTCTCGACGCCGCGGCGGCGCAACGGCGGATCAAAGAAGGGTTTCAATTCATCGCGATCACCAGCGAGGCCGGCATGATGCTGGCCAAGGCCGGCGAGTTCGCCAAAACGCTTGGACTCGGGGCCGGCAAAACAGTCGCGAGATACTAGAGCGCCGGAGAGTCGCGGCCGACCTGGACAGCACGGAAGCCTGGCCGCCCTCAAATGAAAATTGTTGTCCTCGACGGCTACACTTTAAACCCTGGCGATTTGAGTTGGGACGAACTCAAGGCCCTGGGCGAATGCAAGATCCATGATCGCACACCGGCGGATGAAGTCGTCGATCGCGCGGTCGGTGCCGACATTGTCCTGACCAACAAAACACCGGTCACGCGCGAATCCATCCTGGCGCTGCCAAAGCTCCAATACATCGGGGTTCTGGCGACGGGCTACAACATTGTGGACGCCATCGCGGCACGCGAACGAGGCATTCCCGTGGCCAACGTGCCGACCTATGGCACGAACTCCGTGGCGCAACACACCTTTGCGTTGCTCCTCGAATTGACCCAACATGCCGGCCATCACGCCCGGACGGTGCACGACGCGCGCTGGACGAAAAGTCCCGACTTTTGCTACTGGGACCACCCGCTGGTCGAACTGGATGGCCTGACGATGGGCATCGTCGGGTACGGACGGATCGGGCGGGCCGTCGCCGATCTGGCGCTCGCCTTCGGGATGAAGGTGCTTGTCAACAGTCGAAGCACGCCCCGGGAAATCGCGGCGAATGTCCGTCCCGTGGAACTCGACGCCCTGCTTGGCGAAAGCGATGTCGTGAGCCTTCATTGCCCGCTCACGCCGGAAACCAGGCATCTGGTAAACGCGCAACGTCTCGGGTTGATGAAATCCGCAGCCTTTCTGCTCAACACCAGCCGGGGACCGCTGATTGACGAAGCCGCCCTGGCCGGCGCGCTGAACGCCGGCCGCATCGCCGGCGCGGGTCTGGATGTTCTTTCCGCCGAGCCTCCTCCTTCGAGCAATCCCCTGCTCGGCGCGAAGAACTGCCTTATCACTCCGCACATCGCGTGGGCTTCGCGCGCCGCGCGAGCGCGACTGATGCAGGTGGCGGTTGCAAATGTTCGAGCCTTCATCGCGGGCAAACCTCAAAACGTCGTGAAATGACCACGATGCCGCTGATCAATATAATCGTTGGCGCGGCCCTTTTGCTTTTCGGGCGCCGCCTGTTCTGGCTGTTTGTCGCGGGCGTGGGTTTCGTGGCCGGCATGACGCTGGCGACGGCATGGTTCGGGGGAAATATCAGCCCGGTAGTTATCCTGATCGCGACCGGAGTTGGAATAATTGGCGCGATCCTTTCAGTTTTTTTGCAAGGCGCGGTCGTCGCCATCGCGGGATTTCTCTCTGGCGGATATCTCGCTTACACGCTGGCCCTCGGCACAAATCACGCATCGTTCGCTTGGATTGCCTTTTTCATCGGCGGCGTGATCGGCGCCCTCCTCGTTGTTGGGCTGTTCGACTGGGCGCTGATCGGCCTGTCCGCTCTGACCGGTGCAACCGTCATCAGCGAGAACGTGGCTCTGGATCGAACCGCGTCAACGCTGCTCTTCCTCGCGCTTATTGTTTTCGGGGTTGTCGTTCAGACCCGACAATTGACGAAAACCCCGCCCGCACATAAGAACGGGCAATAATTCGAGTTTCGGAAGACGCGCCCGTCCAGAGAGCGATCAAACGCCGGCCTTTTCGACTGACCGGCGCGCGCGGTCTGTTCGTGTACGATGACTGCACCATCGTTGTTGCTTTCGAACCTCCGGACAAACCGGGGCAATTGTTGACAAAACCGGGGAAATAACATCGACAACGCTCCGGCGTTTCTGCTAATTACGCGACGCAATCCCTCGGGAAACCATGAAAGAACAACGCTGGCTGCGAATCATTCCCGTCGCGCTGATCATGTACACGATTTCGTACATTGATCGGACCAACGTCGCGCTCGCGCTCGATCCCAACATCTCCACGATGATGCGCGATCTGGCGATGACCGACAAACTCAAGGGCCTTGCGGGCGGCATTTTCTTCTTCGGCTACGTGCTGCTGCAAATACCCGGCGGTCATCTGGCCAGCCATTGGAGCGCCCGAAAGGTTATCAGCATTTTACTGGTATTGTGGGGCATCTGCGCCGTGGGCTGCGGACTGGTGTCGAGTTTCACCCAATTTGCCATCATGCGCTTTATGCTTGGTGTGGCCGAAAGCGGCGTCTTTCCCGCCACGCTCGTGCTGCTGGCCAACTGGTTTCCGCGGGTCGAACGCGCGCGGGCCAACGGTTATTGGAATTTGTGCCAGCCCATCGCCGTCGTCATGGCCGGGCCGCTTTCCGGATGGATCCTCGACAAATGGGTTCTGACTTCGTGGGCGCAGAGCACGGGTTTGCCAGGCTGGCGTGTCATGCTCATCATTGAAGGCGCGCTGCCGTTCATCTGGCTGCCGATCTGGCTCTATTTTATCCGCGACCATCCCAGGGACGCGAAGTGGATTTCACCCGAGGAACGGGAGGAGATTGAGACCAGGCTCCGGCAGGAGGCCACGGACATTGAACCGGTCAACCCGCTCCCGCTTTGGAGGGCGTTTCTGCAACCCGCGGTCTTCGTCATGCTGCCGATCTATTTCCTCCAAAACTGCGCGGCTTACGGTTGCAACCTGTTCATCACTTCGAGTCTGCACCGCGCCGATGTCAAATTCAGCGGCTTGCAGGAAGGCATTCTGTTCGCAGTGCCTTATTGCGTCGCCGTCGTGGCGATGATACTGAACGCCCGTCATTCGGACAAAACACACGAGCGCCGAGGTCATGTGGCGCTCGTTTACAGCATCAGCGGCGTGGCCCTGATCGTAAGCGCGTTGTTAAAAGAGCATTCGTTTTGGGGTTCGTTTTTTTTCCTCTGTTTCGCAATCCAGGGACCGTTCGCCGGGTTGGCGCCATTCTGGGCGATTCCCTCCGAAACCATGCCGCGCCGCGTTATGGGCGCGGTGATGGGCCTGGTGAACGCAATCGGGAATCTTGGTGGATTCCTTGGTCAATACAT carries:
- a CDS encoding aldolase/citrate lyase family protein, which translates into the protein TVELEHTPINFETAADCFALIAGNNCVPLARVPWNTGENIKRVLDTGAYGIVVPMVNSRAEAEAAVRAARYQPLGERSIGGQMHAANFDTDPATYYARANDEILVVAMIEHVKAIEAADEIFSVPGLDVAFIGPNDLTNSMGKRPVFDSDDQQFTDAVAHVLKTAKKYGVAPGIHVLDAAAAQRRIKEGFQFIAITSEAGMMLAKAGEFAKTLGLGAGKTVARY
- a CDS encoding D-2-hydroxyacid dehydrogenase; translated protein: MKIVVLDGYTLNPGDLSWDELKALGECKIHDRTPADEVVDRAVGADIVLTNKTPVTRESILALPKLQYIGVLATGYNIVDAIAARERGIPVANVPTYGTNSVAQHTFALLLELTQHAGHHARTVHDARWTKSPDFCYWDHPLVELDGLTMGIVGYGRIGRAVADLALAFGMKVLVNSRSTPREIAANVRPVELDALLGESDVVSLHCPLTPETRHLVNAQRLGLMKSAAFLLNTSRGPLIDEAALAGALNAGRIAGAGLDVLSAEPPPSSNPLLGAKNCLITPHIAWASRAARARLMQVAVANVRAFIAGKPQNVVK
- a CDS encoding MFS transporter, with the protein product MKEQRWLRIIPVALIMYTISYIDRTNVALALDPNISTMMRDLAMTDKLKGLAGGIFFFGYVLLQIPGGHLASHWSARKVISILLVLWGICAVGCGLVSSFTQFAIMRFMLGVAESGVFPATLVLLANWFPRVERARANGYWNLCQPIAVVMAGPLSGWILDKWVLTSWAQSTGLPGWRVMLIIEGALPFIWLPIWLYFIRDHPRDAKWISPEEREEIETRLRQEATDIEPVNPLPLWRAFLQPAVFVMLPIYFLQNCAAYGCNLFITSSLHRADVKFSGLQEGILFAVPYCVAVVAMILNARHSDKTHERRGHVALVYSISGVALIVSALLKEHSFWGSFFFLCFAIQGPFAGLAPFWAIPSETMPRRVMGAVMGLVNAIGNLGGFLGQYIVGWLKQETGGIAIPFAVLGMGLLVAAALCFLLPRSKTHQMSPQQ